From one Flavobacterium sp. N502536 genomic stretch:
- a CDS encoding TonB-dependent receptor, which translates to MTTKKNTTFFILFFTILTSFSQEKFTLSGTITDFKNNETLIGVNVYIPTLKIGTTTNEYGFYSLTVPQGEHQIEISYVGYQTLQKTIALTQNTKNNFAISESGEELQEVVIIDNKRKINIKSPEMSANKLSISTIKKMPVVLGEVDVLKSILLLPGVTNAGEGASGFNVRGGGADQNLILLDEATIFNSSHVFGFFSVFNPDAIKDLKLYKGGIPARYGGRASSVLDIYQKDGNSKEFHVNGGIGLISSRLLAEGPLVKDKGSFLIGGRASYAHLFLKLSEDQKDNSAYFYDLNTKLSYKLNDNNSLYLSGYFGRDVFSLNKSFTNIYGNSTLNLRWNHLYSDKLFANLSLIYSDYYYGLDLDFVGFKWDSGIKNYNIKYDFKNYLSDKFKLNYGLNGIYYEFNPGTIKPSNETSGINPDQLDKKYAFEPSVYIEAENQLSKKITVAYGLRYSLFYRLGSSTINYYDNNEPVVFNSDMQIYEKGTPTSTRYFGKNKAIQHYNNLEPRLSVSYQLNDDQAIKASYNRMAQYLQLISNTSSPTPLDVWMPSDNYIKPQIADQVALGYFRNINNGAYSVEIETYYKKIQNRLDYIDGANLIANDAIEQVILNGRMRAYGVEFMLKKNEGKFNGWISYTLSKSQQQTPGRTPEEIGINSGQWYSSAYDKTHNLAITSAYNLNEKWSFGANFALQSGQPVTYPNGRYEYLGITVPNYGLRNENRLPAYHHLDISATLTPRKNKDRNWKGEWVFSIYNLYNRQNAASINFRQNVDTGTNEAVKTSIFGMVPAVSYNFKF; encoded by the coding sequence ATGACCACAAAAAAAAATACCACATTTTTTATTCTGTTCTTTACTATTTTAACATCATTTTCTCAGGAAAAATTCACTTTAAGCGGCACCATTACTGACTTTAAAAACAACGAAACCTTAATCGGTGTGAACGTCTATATTCCGACCTTAAAAATAGGTACAACCACCAACGAATATGGTTTTTATTCGCTTACCGTTCCACAAGGTGAACATCAGATTGAAATTAGTTATGTGGGGTATCAAACCCTTCAAAAGACAATTGCTTTAACTCAAAACACGAAAAATAATTTTGCGATCAGCGAAAGCGGCGAAGAGCTTCAGGAGGTGGTAATTATCGACAATAAAAGAAAAATCAACATCAAATCGCCGGAAATGAGTGCCAACAAACTCTCAATTTCCACCATCAAAAAAATGCCGGTTGTTTTGGGTGAAGTCGATGTTTTAAAATCGATTTTATTGCTTCCGGGCGTTACCAATGCGGGAGAAGGCGCTTCGGGATTTAATGTACGCGGTGGTGGTGCCGATCAGAATTTAATTTTATTAGACGAGGCTACCATCTTTAATTCTTCGCATGTATTTGGCTTTTTCTCCGTTTTTAACCCCGATGCTATTAAAGATCTAAAACTATACAAAGGCGGAATTCCGGCACGCTATGGCGGAAGAGCTTCTTCTGTTTTAGACATTTATCAGAAAGACGGAAACAGCAAAGAATTTCACGTTAATGGTGGAATCGGGTTAATTTCAAGCCGACTTCTCGCCGAAGGCCCTTTAGTAAAAGACAAAGGTTCTTTTCTTATTGGAGGAAGAGCTTCCTATGCTCATTTGTTTCTAAAACTATCCGAAGATCAAAAAGACAACTCTGCCTATTTTTATGATTTGAATACCAAACTGAGTTATAAATTAAACGACAACAACAGCTTGTATTTGTCCGGTTATTTTGGCCGTGATGTGTTTAGTCTGAACAAAAGTTTTACCAATATCTACGGAAATTCAACCTTAAACCTGCGTTGGAACCATCTGTACTCTGATAAATTATTTGCCAATTTATCCCTGATTTACAGCGATTACTATTATGGTCTCGATCTGGACTTTGTAGGCTTCAAATGGGATTCGGGAATTAAGAACTACAACATCAAATACGATTTCAAAAACTACCTCTCAGACAAATTCAAACTGAACTACGGTTTAAATGGTATTTACTACGAATTTAATCCCGGGACGATCAAACCAAGCAATGAAACGTCCGGAATTAATCCGGATCAACTGGATAAAAAATACGCCTTTGAACCTTCTGTTTATATCGAAGCCGAGAATCAGCTCTCGAAAAAAATTACGGTTGCTTACGGATTACGATACAGTTTGTTCTATCGTTTAGGATCTTCTACCATCAATTATTATGACAATAACGAACCAGTAGTTTTCAATAGCGACATGCAGATTTACGAAAAAGGAACACCAACCTCAACGCGCTATTTTGGCAAAAACAAGGCCATTCAGCATTACAACAATTTAGAACCGCGGCTTTCTGTTTCCTATCAGTTAAATGATGATCAGGCGATTAAAGCAAGCTATAACCGAATGGCACAGTATCTTCAGCTGATTTCGAATACTTCATCTCCTACTCCGCTCGATGTCTGGATGCCAAGTGATAATTACATCAAACCTCAGATTGCCGATCAGGTGGCTTTAGGCTATTTTAGAAATATCAACAACGGAGCTTACTCTGTAGAAATCGAAACCTATTATAAAAAAATCCAGAACCGACTTGATTATATCGATGGTGCCAATTTGATTGCCAATGATGCGATCGAACAGGTAATTCTGAACGGAAGAATGCGGGCCTATGGTGTCGAATTTATGCTAAAGAAAAATGAAGGCAAGTTCAATGGATGGATCTCCTATACTTTATCAAAATCACAGCAGCAAACTCCGGGAAGAACTCCGGAAGAAATTGGTATCAACAGCGGACAATGGTACAGCTCTGCCTATGATAAGACTCATAATTTAGCCATTACATCTGCTTATAATTTAAACGAGAAGTGGTCTTTTGGCGCCAACTTTGCGCTGCAATCGGGTCAGCCGGTTACGTACCCAAATGGACGCTATGAGTATCTGGGAATTACAGTACCCAATTATGGATTAAGAAACGAAAACCGCTTACCGGCCTATCATCATTTAGACATTTCGGCAACTTTGACCCCCCGAAAAAATAAAGACCGAAACTGGAAAGGCGAATGGGTTTTTAGTATTTACAACTTGTACAATCGCCAGAATGCGGCTTCGATCAACTTCCGTCAAAATGTAGATACCGGTACAAATGAAGCTGTAAAAACGTCAATTTTCGGAATGGTTCCGGCCGTGAGTTATAATTTTAAATTTTAA
- a CDS encoding NADP-dependent isocitrate dehydrogenase has protein sequence MTQNSKIYYTLTDEAPLLATYSFLPIVQAFTSTAGIAIETRDISLAARILSNFPELLTADQKTGDALAELGQLATQPDANIIKLPNVSASVPQLKAAIAELQSHGYKIPNFPEDPQNDAEKEIKAKYAKVLGSAVNPVLREGNSDRRAPRAVKNFAKANPHSMGAWSADSKTKVASMPNGDFYGSEKSLTVAEADDVKIEFVAKDGTTTVLKASTPLKAGEIIDSSVLSVKKLKAFAADAIADAKKEGVLLSVHLKATMMKVSDPIIFGAIVEVYFADLFKKYETLFAALNIDTRNGLGDIYAKIAGRPEQAEVEADITKAIENGPALAMVNSDKGITNLHVPSDVIVDASMPAMIRTSGQMYNKEGKQQDTIALIPDRSYAGVYTATIDFCKKHGAFDPKTMGSVPNVGLMAQKAEEYGSHDKTFQMKADGVVRVTDNKGTVLMEQNVEANDIFRMCQAKDAPIQDWVKLAVNRARLSDTPAVFWLDENRAHDRELIAKVQKYLKDHNTVNLDIRILNPVAATEFTLDRIIKGLDTISVTGNVLRDYLTDLFPILELGTSAKMLSIVPLMNGGGLFETGAGGSAPKHVEQFTEEGYLRWDSLGEFLALGASLEHLGQTLDNSKAIVLSETLDEANDKFLANDKSPARKVGEIDNRGSHFYLAYYWAQALAAQNKDAELKAIFTPIAAEFEANEAKIDAELIGAQGKPQNLGGYYQPTPELVSKAMRPSETFNSIIAQIK, from the coding sequence ATGACACAGAATTCAAAAATCTATTACACCTTAACTGATGAGGCGCCATTGTTAGCGACTTATTCTTTTTTACCTATTGTCCAGGCTTTTACGTCTACAGCAGGTATTGCAATTGAAACCAGAGACATCTCTTTGGCAGCCCGAATCTTATCCAATTTCCCTGAGCTTTTAACAGCTGATCAAAAAACGGGAGATGCTTTGGCTGAATTAGGGCAATTGGCAACACAACCTGATGCTAACATCATCAAATTGCCAAACGTTTCTGCATCGGTACCGCAATTAAAAGCAGCTATTGCCGAATTACAATCACACGGTTATAAAATTCCTAATTTCCCGGAAGATCCACAAAATGATGCTGAAAAGGAAATTAAAGCAAAATATGCTAAAGTTTTAGGTTCTGCCGTAAATCCGGTTTTACGTGAAGGAAACTCTGATCGTAGAGCTCCAAGAGCAGTAAAAAACTTTGCAAAAGCAAATCCACACTCAATGGGTGCATGGTCAGCTGATTCTAAAACAAAAGTGGCTTCAATGCCAAACGGTGATTTCTACGGAAGTGAAAAATCGCTTACAGTTGCAGAAGCTGATGATGTAAAAATTGAATTCGTTGCAAAAGATGGTACAACTACAGTATTAAAAGCAAGTACACCGCTTAAAGCAGGTGAAATCATTGACAGTTCTGTTTTAAGTGTAAAAAAATTAAAAGCTTTTGCTGCGGATGCTATTGCGGATGCAAAAAAAGAAGGTGTTTTACTTTCGGTACACTTAAAAGCAACCATGATGAAAGTATCAGATCCAATTATCTTCGGCGCGATCGTTGAAGTATACTTTGCTGATCTTTTCAAAAAATACGAAACTTTATTTGCAGCATTAAACATTGACACCAGAAATGGTTTAGGTGATATCTATGCAAAAATTGCAGGAAGACCTGAACAGGCTGAAGTTGAAGCCGATATCACTAAAGCAATCGAAAACGGACCTGCTTTGGCAATGGTAAATTCTGATAAAGGAATTACAAACTTACACGTACCTTCTGATGTAATTGTTGATGCTTCTATGCCGGCAATGATTCGTACCTCAGGACAGATGTACAATAAAGAAGGAAAACAACAAGACACGATTGCCCTTATTCCAGATCGCTCTTATGCCGGAGTTTACACCGCTACAATCGATTTTTGTAAAAAACACGGTGCTTTTGATCCTAAGACAATGGGAAGTGTTCCTAACGTAGGTTTAATGGCTCAAAAAGCAGAAGAATACGGATCTCACGACAAAACATTCCAGATGAAAGCTGACGGAGTTGTTCGTGTCACAGACAACAAAGGAACTGTTTTAATGGAGCAAAACGTTGAAGCTAATGACATTTTCAGAATGTGTCAGGCAAAAGACGCTCCAATTCAGGACTGGGTTAAACTGGCTGTAAACAGAGCTCGTTTATCTGATACTCCTGCTGTTTTCTGGTTAGACGAAAACAGAGCACACGACAGAGAATTGATTGCAAAAGTTCAAAAATATTTAAAAGACCACAATACTGTAAATCTGGATATCCGTATCTTAAACCCTGTTGCGGCTACTGAATTTACTTTAGACAGAATCATCAAAGGTTTAGACACCATCTCAGTAACCGGAAACGTTTTACGTGACTATTTAACAGACTTGTTTCCAATTCTGGAATTAGGAACTTCTGCTAAAATGCTATCTATCGTTCCGTTAATGAACGGTGGAGGATTGTTTGAAACGGGTGCGGGAGGTTCTGCTCCAAAACACGTTGAGCAATTCACAGAAGAAGGTTATTTACGTTGGGATTCATTAGGAGAATTTTTGGCTCTTGGTGCTTCTTTAGAGCATTTAGGACAAACTTTAGACAATTCTAAAGCAATTGTTCTATCTGAAACTTTAGACGAAGCCAACGATAAATTCCTTGCTAATGATAAATCTCCGGCTCGTAAAGTAGGGGAAATTGATAACCGTGGTTCTCATTTTTACCTTGCTTATTACTGGGCTCAGGCTTTGGCTGCTCAAAACAAAGATGCTGAATTGAAAGCGATCTTCACTCCAATTGCTGCTGAATTTGAAGCTAACGAAGCTAAAATTGATGCCGAATTAATTGGTGCGCAAGGGAAACCTCAAAATCTTGGCGGTTACTACCAGCCAACTCCTGAATTAGTGAGCAAAGCAATGCGTCCAAGTGAAACATTCAATTCAATTATTGCACAAATAAAATAA
- the rplS gene encoding 50S ribosomal protein L19 produces the protein MADLLKFVQNEFVAKKDFPVFGAGDTITVYYEIKEGEKTRTQFFKGVVIQRRGSGNTETFTIRKMSGAIGVERIFPVNLPALQKIEINKKGAVRRARIFYFRELTGKKAKIKDKRR, from the coding sequence ATGGCAGATTTATTAAAGTTCGTTCAAAACGAATTCGTTGCTAAAAAAGATTTCCCTGTTTTCGGAGCTGGAGATACTATCACAGTTTACTACGAAATTAAAGAGGGTGAAAAAACAAGAACTCAGTTTTTTAAAGGAGTTGTTATTCAAAGAAGAGGTTCTGGTAACACAGAAACTTTTACTATTCGTAAAATGTCTGGAGCTATTGGAGTTGAGCGTATCTTCCCAGTAAACTTACCAGCTTTACAAAAGATTGAAATCAACAAAAAAGGAGCTGTACGTAGAGCTAGAATTTTCTACTTCAGAGAACTTACTGGTAAAAAAGCTAAGATTAAAGATAAAAGAAGATAA
- a CDS encoding agmatine/peptidylarginine deiminase has translation MKKLFIPILLFPLFTSCQEDAVGVTPDEPTESIKSEIMYTMPEESAPHEATWLQWPHQYQYGIDYRNDLDATWVAMTKSLAASEKVNIIAYDTTEKNRITALLKNAGVSLSAVTFKIYKTDDVWVRDNGPIYVKDKNNQLVIQDWGFNGWGKKADFSNCNTIPSQIAADQKTTIVDLNTIMINEGGAVEIDGKGTLMATKSSILNSNRNPGMSQSQAEAIFKKYLGVTHFIWLNGKAGREITDMHIDGFARFGNTSTIVTMNEDDLLYWEVPQADIATLYNSKDVKGKNYTFVKLPLSRNNVVTTYGKKLGYKGSYVNYYIGNTVVLVPNYNDPNDTVANQLIQGLYPDRKVIGIDVRNLYANGGMIHCVTQQQPK, from the coding sequence ATGAAAAAATTATTTATACCTATACTGCTATTTCCTCTATTTACTTCCTGTCAGGAAGATGCAGTAGGCGTAACGCCGGACGAACCGACAGAATCGATTAAAAGTGAAATTATGTACACCATGCCCGAAGAATCTGCTCCGCATGAAGCAACCTGGCTGCAATGGCCACATCAATATCAATATGGTATTGACTATAGAAATGATTTAGATGCTACCTGGGTCGCTATGACTAAATCATTAGCTGCAAGCGAAAAGGTCAATATTATTGCCTATGATACGACTGAAAAAAACAGAATTACCGCCTTATTAAAAAATGCAGGCGTTTCTCTTTCTGCCGTAACATTTAAAATTTACAAAACGGATGATGTCTGGGTAAGAGATAATGGTCCTATTTACGTAAAAGACAAGAACAATCAATTGGTAATTCAGGATTGGGGATTTAATGGCTGGGGGAAAAAAGCCGATTTCAGTAATTGCAACACCATTCCTTCACAAATTGCAGCAGATCAGAAAACAACAATTGTAGATTTAAACACTATAATGATTAATGAAGGCGGAGCTGTAGAAATAGACGGAAAAGGAACCTTAATGGCTACCAAAAGTTCTATTTTAAACTCCAATCGTAATCCTGGAATGTCTCAGTCACAGGCTGAAGCCATTTTTAAAAAGTATTTAGGTGTTACTCATTTTATCTGGCTTAACGGAAAAGCGGGAAGAGAGATCACAGACATGCACATTGATGGTTTTGCACGTTTTGGCAATACCAGCACGATCGTAACCATGAATGAAGATGATTTATTGTATTGGGAAGTACCACAAGCCGACATTGCTACCTTGTACAATTCAAAAGACGTAAAAGGCAAAAATTATACTTTCGTAAAACTGCCATTGTCCCGAAACAACGTTGTAACGACTTATGGTAAAAAATTAGGTTACAAAGGTTCTTATGTCAATTATTACATTGGAAATACGGTTGTTCTGGTTCCGAATTACAACGATCCTAATGATACTGTTGCCAATCAATTGATTCAGGGTTTATATCCTGACAGAAAAGTAATTGGTATTGACGTTCGTAATTTGTACGCCAATGGAGGAATGATCCATTGTGTTACACAGCAGCAGCCTAAATAA
- a CDS encoding AraC family transcriptional regulator — translation MNDFNLKHIYNTRNYIEMHYNQIISINSLEDISCYSYRNLQRIFYSLFNETIGAYQTRLKVENGYKKLIYSNKQISEIALEVGFADVQSFSKTFKKHFDCSPSLARNQKELLLNDTHPLQSFTSVLAPDILVIPETTVYYLSSKTPYVNQEIETLWENLLQNKFPETDTRFFGVITDDILITEKINCTYEACVATTTVLKNLPKKQIFGSKYARFFHHGSYNTLENTYNQIYGGWFLNNTFELSHLPVIEQYLKTSDNCDNESEYLTAIFIPLI, via the coding sequence ATGAATGATTTTAATCTAAAACATATTTACAATACCCGGAATTATATTGAGATGCATTACAATCAAATCATCTCAATAAATTCTCTGGAGGACATTTCGTGTTACTCCTACCGGAATCTGCAACGCATTTTTTATTCTTTATTTAACGAAACCATTGGCGCTTACCAAACCCGATTGAAGGTAGAAAACGGATACAAAAAACTCATCTACTCCAACAAACAAATCTCAGAAATTGCACTTGAAGTAGGTTTTGCCGATGTACAGTCATTCTCAAAAACCTTCAAAAAACATTTTGATTGTTCCCCTTCCCTGGCACGCAATCAAAAGGAGCTTTTACTCAACGATACCCATCCTCTTCAATCTTTTACCAGTGTTTTAGCCCCCGATATACTTGTAATCCCTGAAACAACTGTTTATTACCTAAGTTCCAAAACTCCTTATGTTAATCAGGAAATAGAAACGCTGTGGGAAAACCTTCTGCAAAACAAATTCCCTGAAACTGACACCCGCTTTTTTGGAGTCATTACAGACGATATTTTAATTACCGAAAAAATAAATTGCACTTACGAAGCCTGTGTTGCTACGACAACGGTCCTTAAAAATTTGCCAAAGAAGCAGATTTTTGGCAGTAAATATGCCCGTTTTTTTCATCACGGCAGTTACAATACCTTAGAAAATACCTATAACCAAATTTATGGAGGCTGGTTTCTAAACAACACTTTTGAACTTTCACACTTGCCTGTAATTGAACAATATCTGAAAACCAGCGACAATTGTGATAACGAGTCTGAATATCTTACCGCGATTTTTATTCCGCTGATTTGA
- the trmD gene encoding tRNA (guanosine(37)-N1)-methyltransferase TrmD has product MRIDIITILPELLKSPFEASIMKRAIDKGLVEVHFHNLRDYTTNKQKSVDDYPFGGGAGMVMTVQPIDACITHLKSQREYDEIIYMSPDGETLNQKMANTMSMYENIIILCGHYKGVDQRVRDHFITKEISIGDYVLSGGELGALVLSDALIRLIPGVLSDETSALTDSFQDNLLSGPIYTRPADYKGWKVPEVLTSGHFAKIDKWREDMAYEHTKNRRPDLLEEK; this is encoded by the coding sequence ATGCGAATTGACATTATAACGATTTTACCTGAATTATTAAAGAGTCCGTTTGAGGCTTCGATTATGAAACGTGCCATAGACAAAGGATTAGTGGAAGTTCATTTTCATAATTTGCGTGATTACACCACAAACAAGCAAAAAAGTGTTGACGATTATCCTTTTGGAGGAGGTGCCGGAATGGTGATGACTGTTCAGCCTATTGATGCCTGTATCACGCATTTAAAAAGCCAACGCGAATACGATGAGATTATTTATATGTCACCTGACGGGGAAACTTTAAACCAAAAAATGGCCAATACCATGTCGATGTATGAAAATATCATCATTCTTTGCGGACATTATAAAGGTGTAGACCAGCGTGTTCGGGATCATTTTATTACCAAAGAGATTTCAATTGGTGATTATGTTTTATCGGGTGGAGAATTAGGAGCTTTGGTGTTATCGGATGCTTTGATCCGCTTGATTCCAGGTGTTTTGAGCGACGAAACTTCAGCATTAACTGATAGTTTTCAGGACAATCTGCTTTCAGGTCCTATATATACAAGACCGGCAGATTATAAAGGCTGGAAGGTTCCTGAAGTTCTGACTAGCGGTCATTTTGCCAAAATTGACAAATGGCGCGAGGATATGGCGTATGAACATACTAAAAACAGACGACCGGATTTATTAGAAGAAAAATAA
- a CDS encoding nuclear transport factor 2 family protein, whose protein sequence is MRKTVILLVSFLIISCQNQNQLKPMDTTKNEELVKAYFEHFNKHDWKKMSEMYTETADFKDPSLGPGIVKQTRKQIADKYAALNAAFPDLHDKVIQVYPSGEKHIIVEFVSSGTAPDNSKFELPICTIFTIENGLITKDFTYFDNFEEEEN, encoded by the coding sequence ATGAGAAAAACGGTGATACTTTTGGTATCTTTTCTAATTATTTCCTGTCAGAATCAAAACCAGTTAAAACCTATGGATACCACAAAAAATGAAGAATTAGTCAAAGCGTATTTTGAACATTTTAATAAGCACGATTGGAAAAAGATGTCAGAAATGTACACAGAGACTGCTGATTTCAAAGATCCTTCGCTAGGACCCGGGATTGTCAAACAAACCCGTAAACAAATTGCAGATAAGTATGCAGCGCTTAATGCCGCTTTTCCGGATCTGCATGACAAAGTGATTCAGGTTTATCCGTCGGGAGAAAAGCATATTATTGTAGAATTTGTTTCATCAGGTACAGCGCCTGACAACTCAAAATTTGAACTGCCGATCTGTACTATTTTTACAATCGAAAACGGATTAATCACCAAAGATTTTACCTATTTCGATAACTTTGAAGAAGAGGAAAACTAA
- the tnpA gene encoding IS200/IS605 family transposase, with the protein MANTYTQIHVHFVFAVKFRRALIDKEWKAELYQYITGIIKNNDHKLLAINGVSDHIHILIGIRPAQSISDLMKNVKQDSSKWINTNKLSKGHFQWQEGYGAFSYSKSQLTAVIKYIENQEAHHKKKTLREEYIHFLQKAEVDYDERFIFKELI; encoded by the coding sequence ATGGCAAACACATACACCCAAATACATGTACATTTTGTTTTCGCAGTAAAATTCAGACGCGCGTTAATAGACAAAGAATGGAAAGCAGAATTATATCAATATATAACCGGAATTATAAAAAATAATGACCATAAGCTTCTGGCGATAAATGGTGTTTCGGACCATATTCATATTTTAATCGGGATTAGACCTGCGCAATCAATTTCCGATTTGATGAAAAATGTTAAACAGGACTCCTCAAAGTGGATCAATACGAATAAATTGTCCAAAGGACATTTTCAATGGCAGGAAGGTTATGGAGCGTTCTCATACAGTAAATCTCAATTGACTGCCGTAATTAAGTATATTGAGAATCAGGAAGCGCACCACAAAAAGAAAACCTTGAGAGAGGAGTATATTCACTTTTTGCAAAAAGCTGAAGTCGATTACGATGAAAGGTTTATTTTTAAAGAATTAATTTAG
- a CDS encoding cupin domain-containing protein — translation MQHSKTSKEFIKGDEIEWEVVGEGIRRKILAFDERVMLVNVHFEKGGIGVLHEHYHSQVTYVSSGKFDVTISGVTQTLKEGDSFYIPPHAIHGVVCLESGLLTDVFSPIREDFIQS, via the coding sequence ATGCAGCATTCAAAAACAAGCAAAGAATTTATAAAAGGAGATGAAATCGAGTGGGAGGTGGTTGGTGAAGGTATCAGGCGCAAGATTCTTGCTTTTGATGAAAGAGTGATGCTGGTAAATGTTCATTTTGAAAAGGGAGGAATTGGTGTTTTACACGAACACTATCATTCGCAGGTTACCTATGTTTCAAGCGGTAAATTTGATGTTACCATTAGCGGTGTTACCCAAACGCTGAAAGAAGGAGATAGTTTTTACATTCCGCCTCATGCCATTCATGGAGTGGTTTGTTTAGAAAGCGGACTTTTAACGGATGTTTTTAGTCCGATTCGGGAAGATTTTATACAATCGTAA
- a CDS encoding MFS transporter, with protein sequence MAACTGLIVANLYYCQPLIVLIANEFKIPEASAGTITYLTQAGYAIGLFFMVPLGDKIERKKQILMTTFASVIALIIAATAKSFFLLQVASLLIGITSIVPQLILPLAASLSAPEQRGKVVGTIMSGLLVGILLSRTLSGFIGQVLGWRSMFYIAAGICLLIFFVIQKKFPVNKPQFEGTYGQLIQSLFTLIKTQPVLREATLINVFSFAQFGAFWTTMVLLLSGDPFGFNSATIGLFGIVGASGALAAPLVGKMGDKGNSRIAVGYGCLLILISFLVFYFSIESVIGIAIGIVFIDIGIQGVHISNQTRVYSLLPEARNRLNTVFMSFSFLGTAAGSAYGLLLWKLGGWHAVTIGCVGLSALAFVVYGLTYKSKSKKTESLN encoded by the coding sequence ATGGCAGCTTGCACCGGACTTATAGTTGCAAATCTTTATTATTGCCAGCCTTTAATTGTTTTAATTGCCAACGAATTTAAAATTCCTGAAGCCAGTGCGGGAACAATAACTTATCTAACCCAGGCGGGTTATGCGATAGGGTTGTTTTTTATGGTTCCATTAGGCGATAAAATCGAACGTAAAAAACAAATTTTAATGACCACTTTTGCTTCTGTAATCGCTTTGATTATCGCAGCAACGGCAAAAAGTTTCTTTCTTTTACAGGTAGCTTCCTTATTAATCGGGATTACTTCAATTGTACCCCAGCTTATTTTACCCTTGGCAGCTTCTTTGAGTGCGCCCGAACAGCGCGGAAAAGTGGTAGGAACTATTATGAGCGGTTTGCTTGTTGGAATACTATTGTCCAGAACATTAAGTGGATTTATAGGTCAGGTATTGGGCTGGAGGTCTATGTTTTATATTGCTGCGGGTATCTGTTTGCTGATCTTTTTTGTGATTCAGAAAAAATTTCCGGTCAATAAACCTCAGTTTGAGGGAACTTACGGACAGTTGATTCAATCCCTTTTTACACTTATAAAAACGCAACCGGTTTTGCGTGAAGCGACACTGATCAATGTATTCAGTTTTGCACAATTCGGAGCCTTTTGGACCACTATGGTTTTACTGCTTTCCGGAGATCCATTCGGTTTTAACAGTGCTACAATTGGGCTTTTTGGAATTGTAGGAGCTTCTGGAGCTTTGGCGGCACCCCTTGTAGGAAAAATGGGAGACAAAGGAAACTCAAGAATTGCGGTAGGGTACGGTTGTTTATTGATTTTAATTAGTTTTCTGGTTTTCTATTTTTCAATAGAAAGTGTGATCGGAATTGCGATTGGAATTGTGTTTATTGATATCGGAATTCAGGGCGTACATATTTCAAACCAGACCCGAGTATATTCGCTGCTTCCCGAAGCCAGAAACCGATTGAATACCGTATTTATGTCGTTTAGTTTTTTAGGAACGGCAGCCGGATCAGCTTATGGATTGTTGTTGTGGAAACTGGGCGGATGGCATGCGGTAACCATTGGCTGCGTTGGATTGTCGGCATTGGCATTTGTCGTTTACGGCCTTACTTACAAATCAAAGTCTAAAAAAACAGAAAGCTTAAATTGA